In the genome of Crassostrea angulata isolate pt1a10 chromosome 6, ASM2561291v2, whole genome shotgun sequence, the window TTACAGAtccctttgttttaaaaaaaacaattaatgtagtctaaaaatggccacgaccatccagTCCCCTCtctatatgagagagagagagagagagagagagagagagagagagagagagagagagagagagagagcattctATGCCCATGTTTTACGTGCCCAAATTGAGCGAGACTTGCTttcgacatttttttttgtcaatatggtattgtaaatgttttgttttcctgcAACCTAGAAAAAAAGGTAATCCGGATCCCTTTCAGAATCGCAATCTAGGCCTTGTCCATATAGAGGTTGTACTCAAATGAATGGTCACAAACATGTACCCGGTGTAATGCTTATAAAGACAGTGACGTTTACTGTTTGAAAGTAAGCTGTACTCAAATCTGCTTATATTACTACTGATTCCAtcgtttgttgttttttttttaactatagcTCTTTCTTTACCATAATGACTGTTGTTTTCCATCTCTTGTGCTTTAATCAACACTCTACAGCTTTTGATCtccattaatatttatttcgtCTACATCAAAGTGAGAATTGTCAAccaatatatttgattttacaGTTCAgtcaaaaacttttaaaaattaaaaaaaaccctgttatttatatacatttgtatttatagaaacataattacattaaaatgtCACAATTGTGATATACATGAACATAACTTATTGTGGTGATGGTAATGGAATGGCGATCACAATGATGGGTATGATAATGAAGACAGCGAGATTCTAGTCACAGATAAAAGTGTAATAGAATGCATATTTGGCACATTATCTAAAAGCTTAAcatggctttttttttttgaaactagCAGCAGCTACAGCCGAGTTTGGACTCGGCCTTTGTAACAGCTTTTGAAAGGCGTGTTGTCGACAAGGTGGAAGAACTGACAGAGTTCTCACGCGACAGAAGTGTCTGCGCGACAGTTTTGATCAAATTGTCGAACACGTCCGAGATTTCACTATTGTTGTCCAAGTTCACTTCAAAGTAAGGCAAGTTTAAGTGGTCTGCGAACGACTGTGCACGTTCTGTGCTCACAACTCTTTCGCGAGAGTCTCGCTTGATTCCGAccaaaacaatagaaattgaaGTGCTATTGCAGTAATTCATCAGGTCGTTATACCTGTTTAAGTAAAGTGAAAAATTCTTAGTTCATATACAAGAAATTGGACATTGTTAAGATATACAAAAACCTTCTTTctgatattttgttattttgtttgatgtCTGACGTATGTATCCCTTACCAGTGTTCAATATTGACGAAAGATGTCTCCTCCGAGGTATCAAATACAATTAGACAGCCCTGTGATCCTCTGTAGTAGGAAGAAGTAACGCTTCTGTACCTCTCCTGCCCTAAAAGAAGGTAAAACTgcgttttaaaaaacaacaaaatatgcaGATTGTGACACTAAACTATTTAATGGATAATGGGACATACTATAGGTAGAGGTCATAGGACACAGATTTCAGCAAAGAAATTAAAGTTACTGAATCCTTACCCGCTGTATCCACTATTTTGAGATTGCAGCTCCATTCTGCTGTGGTCAATGTATGTTGGTAATACAGTTGGCTGTTCTGGTTTTTGTCTCGATCATAACCACAGTATTTCTCCACAAGCGTCGTCTTACCAACTCTAGAATCTCCGATTACTATAAATTTCAAATGCAAGTCCTTTTTGTTTCTTCTAAAGAGTCTGTCTTTGTTGTTAATGGACGTTGGTTTCACTGAATACATCTTGTAAACTATTAATTCGGATATCAGCGATTTAAATATGTACCCCGCATTAAAAAAGTAGATCGGTTTTTCTCACGTGAATTGCTTCAATAGACAATGAGCTTTAAAAGGAAACTGAAATCCGTCAGAGTCGTGTGTTAAAGGTTGAGGTAAAGATAACAATATATGACAGTCATACCTGTACATCAGTACTAAACTCGGTATGTCCACAATTGAGAACAAGTGCGTTATAAGTTATAATAGTACTTTCCTTTTGGCTTAGTCCTATTTATACTTTTGTCCACCACCTGAACAAAGGTGTATCTGGTAGCATAGTGGGAGGAGCATCGATTAAATGACATACGTTCGTCTCTTTGATTTTCCTGTTCAACTTTTCGAACTATGTCCAGGTGTCGCTTTGGTCCTCAAGGCCACACGTAGCTTGTCTCAATAGGggtattattttttgaaagggTCCGCATTATCCGAGATGAATAAGTTCATTTTACGGTTGACCTTGCACTTTGACGACAACAGTCCAGTACCTTAGCTGAACGttttaaaaagatagaaaaatgtCCAGTTAAAGTCGTGTTCAAATAAATGCAAGTTGATCGGTCGCAAATTTTACATTTAgattatttgtgaaatattg includes:
- the LOC128189337 gene encoding uncharacterized protein LOC128189337 codes for the protein MYSVKPTSINNKDRLFRRNKKDLHLKFIVIGDSRVGKTTLVEKYCGYDRDKNQNSQLYYQHTLTTAEWSCNLKIVDTAGQERYRSVTSSYYRGSQGCLIVFDTSEETSFVNIEHWYNDLMNYCNSTSISIVLVGIKRDSRERVVSTERAQSFADHLNLPYFEVNLDNNSEISDVFDNLIKTVAQTLLSRENSVSSSTLSTTRLSKAVTKAESKLGCSCC